One stretch of Burkholderia pyrrocinia DNA includes these proteins:
- the modA gene encoding molybdate ABC transporter substrate-binding protein — MRSTVRPLRRTLLRLLPIAALAAAGVAFSAPASADELVVSAAASLTNAFKAVGDAYQKQHPDTKVLFNFGASDVLMQQIAKGAPADVFASADQKAMDRAADEKVIVPGTRRDFAANSLVMIVPADSHAAAPTSLNDLTAPGVKRIAYGDPASVPVGRYTEGALRAAGVWDAVSAKGVLAANVRQSLDYVARGEVDAGFVFGTDAAIMPGRVKVALTVPTKTAITYPIAVVKDSRHAAQAQSFVDFVSSPQGQAVLSTFGFKPAGK, encoded by the coding sequence ATGCGCTCAACCGTCCGTCCGCTTCGCCGCACCCTGCTCCGCCTGCTGCCGATCGCCGCACTTGCCGCCGCCGGTGTCGCGTTCAGCGCGCCCGCTTCCGCCGACGAACTGGTCGTGTCGGCAGCCGCCAGCCTGACGAACGCGTTCAAGGCCGTCGGCGACGCGTACCAGAAGCAACATCCCGATACCAAGGTGCTGTTCAACTTCGGCGCGTCGGACGTGCTGATGCAGCAGATCGCCAAGGGTGCGCCGGCCGACGTGTTCGCGTCGGCCGACCAGAAGGCGATGGATCGCGCGGCCGACGAAAAGGTGATCGTGCCCGGCACGCGCCGCGATTTCGCCGCGAACTCGCTCGTGATGATCGTTCCGGCGGACAGCCACGCGGCCGCGCCGACGTCGCTGAACGACCTGACGGCGCCCGGCGTGAAGCGCATCGCGTACGGCGACCCGGCATCGGTGCCGGTCGGCCGCTACACCGAAGGCGCGCTGCGCGCGGCCGGCGTGTGGGATGCCGTCAGCGCGAAGGGCGTGCTGGCCGCCAACGTGCGCCAGAGCCTCGACTACGTCGCGCGCGGCGAGGTCGACGCGGGCTTCGTGTTCGGCACCGACGCCGCGATCATGCCCGGCCGCGTGAAGGTCGCGCTGACGGTGCCGACGAAGACGGCCATCACCTATCCGATCGCCGTGGTCAAGGACAGCCGCCACGCCGCGCAGGCGCAGTCGTTCGTCGACTTCGTCTCGTCGCCGCAGGGCCAGGCCGTGCTGTCGACGTTCGGCTTCAAGCCCGCGGGCAAGTGA
- a CDS encoding phosphatase PAP2 family protein, producing the protein MFDLPSHLWIMITAFGGAGLTLPLAITIAVWLALGYSWQRAAAWLGVLAAAIGVVALTKIAFLGWGIGIRAWDFTGFSGHAMLSTSVYPVAIFLMLIRMRTPVRIAGIALGLAAGIAVGVSRVALDAHSPSESITGCIVGAIAALAFIAGSWRAVPHRWSAPAVIVSLALVTVALHGITVPSHRWVTKVALELSGHERPFVRARWKANPNYRPASQPSSLQRTESSTHTLHA; encoded by the coding sequence ATGTTCGACCTGCCGTCTCACCTGTGGATCATGATCACCGCGTTCGGCGGCGCCGGCCTGACCTTGCCGCTCGCGATCACGATCGCCGTCTGGCTCGCGCTCGGCTACTCGTGGCAGCGTGCGGCCGCGTGGCTCGGCGTGCTCGCAGCCGCGATCGGCGTGGTCGCACTCACGAAGATCGCGTTCCTAGGCTGGGGCATCGGCATCCGTGCGTGGGATTTCACGGGTTTCAGCGGCCACGCGATGCTGTCGACGTCGGTCTATCCGGTCGCGATCTTCCTGATGTTGATCCGCATGCGCACGCCGGTGCGGATCGCCGGCATCGCGCTCGGGCTCGCGGCCGGCATCGCGGTCGGCGTGTCGCGCGTCGCGCTCGACGCGCATTCGCCGTCCGAATCGATCACCGGCTGCATCGTCGGCGCGATCGCCGCGCTCGCGTTCATCGCCGGCTCGTGGCGCGCGGTGCCGCACCGCTGGTCGGCGCCCGCGGTCATCGTGAGCCTCGCTCTCGTCACCGTCGCGCTGCATGGCATCACGGTGCCTTCGCATCGCTGGGTCACGAAGGTTGCGCTGGAGCTGTCGGGCCACGAGCGCCCGTTCGTCCGCGCGCGCTGGAAGGCCAACCCGAACTACCGCCCCGCGTCGCAACCGTCGTCGCTGCAGCGCACCGAATCGTCGACGCACACGCTGCACGCGTGA
- a CDS encoding extracellular catalytic domain type 1 short-chain-length polyhydroxyalkanoate depolymerase, translating to MTKSLTKVWLGGMKRMLSPAAKRAARDAQRITRDALEAAASPAVSELSPPRESRVRPRAAAWAAGEWTRGEHPMAPALGRLVQNLAYGLYVPPGRRRGAMPLVVMLHGCQQSVDEFVQGTRMNLLADKHGFAVLYPEQSPRAHAHGCWHWYEDTDRAGRGEANAVASLVDALVDERGFDASRVYVAGLSAGAGLASLLALHHPDRFAAVAMHSGPALGEANSGITAMDVMRRGVRQNPAAAVDALVDASGYPGMPALIVQGDGDHVVAPKNADQLTVQFMRLNGLADSRGALRGGERVETRGAGAQITDVCRDGEPVVRLCHVKGLDHAWAGGDEAVPFHAAVGPDASAMIWSFFEAHRRTVATERRIV from the coding sequence ATGACCAAAAGTCTGACCAAGGTATGGCTGGGCGGCATGAAACGCATGCTGTCTCCGGCCGCCAAACGCGCGGCGCGCGATGCGCAGCGCATCACTCGCGACGCACTCGAGGCCGCCGCCTCTCCCGCCGTATCCGAACTGTCCCCGCCGCGCGAATCGCGCGTGCGGCCGCGCGCGGCCGCGTGGGCTGCGGGCGAGTGGACGCGCGGCGAACATCCGATGGCGCCCGCGCTCGGGCGTCTCGTCCAGAATCTCGCGTATGGCCTCTACGTGCCGCCCGGCCGCCGGCGCGGCGCGATGCCGCTCGTCGTGATGCTGCACGGCTGCCAGCAGTCCGTCGACGAATTCGTGCAGGGCACGCGGATGAACCTGCTGGCCGACAAGCACGGTTTCGCGGTGCTGTATCCGGAACAGTCGCCGCGCGCGCACGCGCACGGCTGCTGGCACTGGTATGAAGACACCGACCGCGCGGGCCGCGGCGAGGCGAACGCGGTTGCGTCGCTGGTCGACGCGCTCGTCGACGAACGCGGTTTCGACGCGTCGCGCGTTTACGTCGCGGGGCTGTCGGCCGGCGCGGGCCTCGCGTCGCTTCTTGCACTGCACCATCCTGACCGCTTCGCGGCGGTCGCGATGCACTCGGGCCCCGCGCTCGGCGAGGCGAACTCCGGCATCACCGCGATGGACGTGATGCGGCGCGGCGTGCGGCAGAACCCGGCCGCAGCCGTCGATGCGCTGGTCGACGCCAGCGGGTATCCGGGCATGCCGGCGCTGATCGTCCAGGGCGACGGCGACCACGTCGTCGCGCCGAAGAACGCCGACCAGCTGACGGTGCAGTTCATGCGGCTGAACGGGCTCGCCGACAGCCGCGGCGCGCTGCGCGGCGGCGAACGTGTCGAGACGCGCGGCGCGGGCGCACAGATCACCGATGTCTGCCGCGACGGCGAACCGGTCGTGCGGCTCTGCCATGTGAAAGGGCTCGATCACGCGTGGGCCGGCGGCGACGAAGCCGTGCCGTTTCATGCGGCCGTCGGCCCCGATGCGAGCGCGATGATCTGGTCCTTTTTTGAAGCACATCGGCGCACTGTGGCGACCGAACGACGCATCGTCTGA